From one Pseudactinotalea sp. HY158 genomic stretch:
- a CDS encoding TrkH family potassium uptake protein gives MPAFLSRPRDAIDSIARRSPARLTLIVFSGVIVAVTGLLLLPISTADGTVPPFVDALFTATSAVCVTGLVTVDTAAYWSSFGHVVIMGGIMVGGLGVMTLASILGLAVSRRIGLTQRLLAASETRTAALGEVGNLVRAVIVASLTLTGALAVVFIPRFVALGLTIPQALWQGWFMAVSTFNNAGFVILPGGIGGHVGDWWMSLPIIVGTFVGGIGFPVILSVATHWREPRRWSLHAKLTITTSVALWLLGTVLIGWFEWTNPATLGSLPIGDRIIGSMTAGMTPRSSGIDTVGVPEMREATWFLQDALMFIGGGSASTAGGIKVGTFAVMTLAIVAEARGDRDIEAFGRRLSSSVVRLAIAVSFIGATFVGLAALALLVITDLHLDVILFEVISAFATCGLSTGATALLPDSAKYVLVVLMFAGRTGTMTLAAALALRNRRRVIRFPEERPIIG, from the coding sequence CTGCCGGCGTTCCTGTCCCGCCCCCGGGACGCCATCGACTCGATCGCCCGCCGCTCCCCCGCCCGGCTCACCCTCATCGTGTTCTCGGGCGTGATCGTCGCCGTGACCGGCCTCCTGCTGCTGCCGATCTCCACCGCCGACGGCACGGTGCCCCCGTTCGTCGACGCCCTGTTCACCGCCACCTCGGCCGTCTGCGTGACCGGGCTCGTCACCGTGGACACGGCCGCCTACTGGTCCTCCTTCGGGCACGTGGTGATCATGGGCGGGATCATGGTCGGCGGGCTCGGGGTGATGACCCTCGCCTCGATCCTCGGCCTGGCGGTCTCGCGCCGGATCGGTCTGACCCAGCGGCTGCTCGCCGCCTCCGAGACCCGCACCGCGGCCCTCGGCGAGGTCGGGAACCTCGTGCGGGCGGTGATCGTGGCCAGCCTCACGCTCACCGGCGCGCTCGCGGTCGTGTTCATCCCCCGGTTCGTCGCGCTCGGGCTGACCATCCCGCAGGCGCTGTGGCAGGGCTGGTTCATGGCCGTGTCCACGTTCAACAACGCCGGCTTCGTGATCCTGCCGGGCGGCATCGGCGGTCACGTGGGCGACTGGTGGATGTCGCTGCCGATCATCGTCGGCACCTTCGTGGGCGGGATCGGGTTCCCGGTCATCCTGTCCGTGGCCACGCACTGGCGCGAGCCCCGCCGCTGGAGCCTGCACGCGAAGCTGACCATCACCACGAGCGTCGCCCTCTGGCTGCTCGGCACGGTGCTCATCGGCTGGTTCGAGTGGACCAATCCGGCCACCCTCGGCTCCCTGCCGATCGGGGACCGGATCATCGGTTCGATGACCGCCGGCATGACCCCGCGCTCCTCCGGCATCGACACCGTCGGGGTGCCCGAGATGCGCGAGGCCACGTGGTTCCTGCAGGACGCACTCATGTTCATCGGCGGCGGCTCGGCCTCGACCGCGGGTGGGATCAAGGTGGGCACGTTCGCCGTCATGACCCTCGCGATCGTCGCCGAGGCCCGCGGCGACCGGGACATCGAGGCGTTCGGACGGCGCCTGTCCTCCTCCGTGGTCCGGCTCGCCATCGCGGTCTCGTTCATCGGGGCGACGTTCGTGGGCCTGGCGGCGCTCGCGCTCCTGGTCATCACGGACCTCCACCTCGACGTGATCCTCTTCGAGGTGATCTCCGCCTTCGCGACCTGCGGATTGAGCACCGGGGCCACGGCTCTCCTCCCGGACTCCGCGAAATACGTGCTCGTCGTGCTCATGTTCGCGGGCCGGACTGGCACCATGACGTTGGCGGCGGCCCTGGCCCTGCGCAACCGGCGCAGGGTGATCCGCTTCCCCGAGGAAAGGCCGATCATTGGCTGA
- a CDS encoding TrkA family potassium uptake protein, producing the protein MAEQQNPDQGPDAGVLVIGLGRFGAALAVTLDELGKDVLAVERDEELIHHWAGRIPLVEADATNPEALEQLGARDFPIAVVGVGTSLEASVLITGNLVDLGTSLIWAKAISSEHGRILKRIGAHHVVYPEHDAGTRVAHLVSGRMLDFIEMEDGFTIVKMRPPKETHGFTVGQSQIGKKYGVTVIGVKPPGRPFEYADQDTRIDAADTLIISGDTTLLENFARRP; encoded by the coding sequence TTGGCTGAGCAGCAGAATCCGGACCAGGGTCCCGACGCCGGGGTGCTGGTCATCGGCCTGGGCCGGTTCGGCGCAGCGCTGGCCGTGACGTTGGACGAGCTCGGCAAGGACGTGCTCGCGGTCGAGCGCGACGAGGAGCTGATCCACCACTGGGCCGGGCGGATCCCGCTCGTCGAGGCCGACGCCACCAATCCGGAGGCCCTCGAACAGCTCGGCGCGCGGGACTTCCCGATCGCAGTCGTCGGGGTGGGCACCTCCCTCGAGGCGAGCGTGCTCATCACTGGCAACCTCGTGGACCTCGGCACCTCGCTCATCTGGGCGAAGGCGATCTCCTCGGAGCACGGGCGCATCCTCAAGCGCATCGGCGCCCACCACGTGGTCTACCCCGAACACGACGCGGGCACCCGCGTGGCCCACCTGGTCTCGGGGCGGATGCTCGACTTCATCGAGATGGAGGACGGCTTCACCATCGTCAAGATGCGCCCGCCGAAGGAGACCCACGGGTTCACCGTCGGTCAGTCGCAGATCGGCAAGAAGTACGGGGTCACGGTCATCGGGGTCAAGCCGCCGGGGCGCCCGTTCGAGTACGCCGATCAGGACACCCGCATCGACGCCGCCGACACCCTCATCATCTCCGGGGACACGACCCTGCTGGAGAACTTCGCCCGCCGGCCGTGA
- a CDS encoding DUF4760 domain-containing protein translates to MNTAQSGRRVLVVVPWALTVILALLSAYLLLGPGGISSIFSASERAYALAMILIGAASLTTAISSLVLVRKVSRRDDTGARSELLRATLDAWSRWSDTTRDSRVLLSEQLGTDTITHTQADALVHRPLRLHDRHGRELDEQQARDVLYAMISVLNGLERIAIGVNTGAYDRKLLTAVGGTIIKRSFTRFSPYVERRRESAQAHSGQSRAFVELEILVSEIPEAVVDHARLKKLNEGRR, encoded by the coding sequence ATGAATACCGCGCAATCCGGCAGACGTGTGCTAGTCGTCGTCCCGTGGGCGCTCACAGTGATACTGGCGTTACTGAGTGCGTACCTCTTGCTGGGCCCTGGCGGCATCAGTTCTATTTTCAGCGCGAGTGAGCGGGCGTACGCCCTGGCGATGATCCTCATCGGTGCGGCCTCCCTCACCACGGCGATCTCCTCGCTCGTTCTCGTGCGGAAAGTCTCGCGGCGCGACGACACCGGGGCTCGAAGCGAACTGTTGCGGGCAACACTTGATGCCTGGTCACGCTGGTCCGACACGACCCGCGACTCCCGGGTACTGCTATCGGAGCAGCTCGGCACCGATACGATCACGCACACACAGGCCGACGCCCTTGTGCATCGCCCATTGCGACTCCACGATCGCCACGGACGGGAGTTGGACGAGCAGCAGGCGCGGGACGTCCTGTACGCCATGATCAGCGTCCTCAACGGTCTCGAACGGATCGCGATCGGCGTGAACACGGGCGCTTATGACCGAAAGCTCCTCACCGCAGTCGGAGGAACCATCATCAAGCGCAGCTTCACTCGCTTCAGTCCCTACGTGGAACGTCGGCGCGAGTCCGCTCAGGCACACTCCGGCCAATCACGAGCGTTCGTAGAACTCGAGATCCTCGTCTCGGAGATCCCGGAGGCAGTCGTGGATCACGCTCGACTCAAGAAGTTGAACGAGGGACGCCGGTAG
- the proC gene encoding pyrroline-5-carboxylate reductase, whose translation MVHHVPTVTLIGTGVMGEAILGSLTDAVGADRVRIRDDRPEHGVRVAERYGVTWCESNGEAVEGADVVVIAVKPKDVDALLAQIGPALAAGTVLVSVAAGITTARLARGVGAPVPVVRVMPNTPATIGRGMSVMSPGEHTSDEHLDLVAELLAGTGRVARVDEGRQDAVTAISGSGPAYVFYLIESMARAGVAGGLDPEFALLLARETVAGAAMMAAASEDDPATLRRNVTSPGGTTEAAIAELDARDVRGAIGAAAEKAWLRAAELGRE comes from the coding sequence ATGGTTCATCACGTTCCCACCGTCACGCTCATCGGCACGGGGGTCATGGGCGAGGCGATCCTCGGGTCTCTCACCGACGCCGTCGGGGCGGACCGGGTGCGCATCCGCGACGACCGGCCCGAGCACGGCGTCCGCGTCGCCGAGCGTTATGGCGTCACCTGGTGCGAATCGAACGGCGAGGCCGTCGAGGGTGCCGATGTCGTGGTCATCGCCGTCAAGCCGAAGGACGTCGACGCCCTCCTCGCGCAGATCGGCCCGGCGCTCGCGGCGGGGACCGTGCTCGTCTCGGTGGCCGCGGGGATCACCACCGCCCGGCTCGCCCGCGGGGTGGGCGCGCCGGTGCCGGTCGTGCGGGTCATGCCGAACACCCCGGCGACGATCGGCCGCGGGATGTCGGTCATGAGCCCCGGGGAGCACACCAGTGACGAGCACCTCGACCTCGTGGCCGAACTCCTCGCGGGCACCGGGCGGGTGGCCCGGGTCGACGAGGGGCGTCAGGACGCCGTCACGGCCATCTCCGGCAGCGGGCCCGCCTACGTGTTCTACCTGATCGAGTCGATGGCCCGGGCCGGGGTGGCCGGCGGCCTCGACCCGGAGTTCGCGCTCCTGCTCGCCCGGGAGACCGTGGCCGGGGCGGCGATGATGGCCGCAGCGAGCGAGGACGATCCCGCGACCCTGCGCCGCAACGTCACCTCCCCGGGCGGCACGACCGAGGCCGCGATCGCCGAACTCGACGCACGCGACGTGCGCGGAGCCATCGGAGCCGCCGCCGAGAAGGCGTGGCTGCGGGCCGCCGAACTCGGCCGGGAGTAG
- the fdhA gene encoding formaldehyde dehydrogenase, glutathione-independent, whose translation MSDNRVVKFKGPRETAVEGIDYPKLEIPHEVADWLGIPVAAPHAVILKVVTTNICGSDQHMVRARTTAPVGQSLGHEITGEVVETGADVLFVKKGDICSVPFNIACGRCEMCNAGKTGVCLNVNPARPGAAYGYVDMGGWIGGQAEYVMVPFADFNLLKFPDRDQALEKIMDLTMLSDIFPTGYHGAYTAGVTTGSTVYVAGAGPVGLAAAHASQLLGASAVIVGDMNAERLRQAESFGCETVDLSTGNELADMIAEIVGEPEVDAAVDAVGFEARGHGEGAGEAPATVLNDIMSITRVGAGLGIPGLYVTGDPGAVDENAKVGQIGVRLGLGWAKSHHFTTGQCPVKKYNRGLMKLILADKAHIADAVNATTITLDEAPESYAKFDKGAAHKYVIDPHGMVA comes from the coding sequence ATGTCGGACAATCGAGTCGTCAAGTTCAAGGGACCCCGCGAGACCGCGGTCGAGGGGATCGACTACCCCAAGCTGGAGATACCGCACGAGGTCGCGGACTGGCTCGGCATCCCCGTGGCCGCGCCGCACGCCGTGATCCTCAAGGTCGTCACGACCAACATCTGTGGCAGCGACCAGCACATGGTCCGGGCCCGCACCACCGCCCCGGTCGGGCAGAGCCTCGGCCACGAGATCACCGGTGAGGTGGTCGAGACCGGTGCCGACGTGCTGTTCGTCAAGAAGGGCGACATCTGCTCGGTCCCGTTCAACATCGCCTGCGGGCGCTGCGAGATGTGCAACGCCGGCAAGACCGGCGTGTGTCTCAACGTCAACCCGGCCCGCCCGGGTGCCGCGTACGGCTACGTGGACATGGGCGGCTGGATCGGGGGCCAGGCGGAATACGTCATGGTTCCGTTCGCCGACTTCAACCTGCTCAAGTTCCCCGACCGGGATCAGGCCCTCGAGAAGATCATGGACCTGACGATGCTCTCGGACATCTTCCCCACCGGGTACCACGGCGCGTACACCGCCGGGGTGACGACCGGTTCGACGGTCTACGTCGCCGGCGCCGGGCCGGTCGGCCTCGCCGCCGCGCACGCCTCGCAGCTGCTCGGCGCCTCGGCCGTCATCGTCGGCGACATGAACGCCGAGCGCCTCCGCCAGGCGGAGAGCTTCGGCTGCGAGACCGTCGACCTGAGCACCGGCAACGAGCTGGCCGACATGATCGCCGAGATCGTCGGTGAACCGGAGGTGGACGCGGCCGTCGACGCGGTCGGCTTCGAGGCGCGCGGCCACGGGGAGGGCGCGGGTGAGGCGCCGGCCACCGTGCTCAACGACATCATGTCGATCACGCGCGTCGGCGCCGGTCTGGGCATTCCCGGGCTGTACGTCACCGGCGACCCCGGAGCCGTCGACGAGAATGCCAAGGTCGGCCAGATCGGAGTCCGGCTCGGCCTCGGCTGGGCGAAGTCCCACCACTTCACCACCGGCCAGTGCCCGGTGAAGAAGTACAACCGGGGACTGATGAAGCTCATCCTCGCCGACAAGGCACACATCGCCGATGCGGTGAACGCCACGACGATCACCCTGGACGAGGCACCGGAGTCGTACGCGAAGTTCGACAAGGGCGCCGCGCACAAGTACGTGATCGACCCACACGGCATGGTCGCCTGA
- the fdhD gene encoding formate dehydrogenase accessory sulfurtransferase FdhD: MGRITTRRRIRRITGSDTRSRQDSLVVEEPLEIRLAGRPLAVTMRTPGHDVELAAGFLTSEGIIWRAHDLLTAIHCGGPGSGGGENTYNVLDIALAPHVPPPPASSERSFYTTSSCGVCGKASIEAIATISKFSVAGDPAAMSAAEVRALPERLRAQQEVFAKTGGLHAAGLFDAATGELLVVREDVGRHNAVDKVIGWALLAGRLPLAGTVLQVSGRASFELVQKATMAGVPMLTAVSAASSLAVDLAEEAGLTLVGFMRGESMNVYTHPDRIR, from the coding sequence ATGGGTCGGATCACGACGCGTCGACGTATCCGCCGGATCACCGGTTCCGATACGCGCAGCCGGCAGGACTCCCTCGTGGTCGAGGAGCCGCTCGAGATCCGGCTCGCCGGCCGGCCGCTGGCGGTGACGATGCGCACGCCGGGCCACGACGTCGAGCTCGCCGCCGGTTTCCTCACCTCCGAGGGGATCATCTGGCGCGCCCACGACCTGCTCACCGCGATCCACTGCGGCGGCCCCGGCTCCGGCGGCGGGGAGAACACCTACAACGTGCTCGACATCGCGCTCGCCCCGCACGTGCCACCGCCCCCGGCGAGCTCGGAGCGCTCCTTCTACACCACGAGCTCGTGCGGGGTCTGCGGCAAGGCGAGCATCGAGGCGATCGCCACGATCTCGAAGTTCTCGGTCGCCGGCGACCCGGCGGCCATGAGCGCCGCGGAGGTGCGGGCGCTGCCGGAGCGGCTGCGCGCGCAGCAGGAGGTGTTCGCCAAGACCGGCGGGCTGCACGCGGCCGGCCTCTTCGACGCCGCGACCGGCGAGCTGCTCGTGGTGCGCGAGGACGTCGGCCGGCACAACGCCGTGGACAAGGTGATCGGCTGGGCACTGCTGGCGGGACGGCTGCCGCTCGCGGGCACGGTGTTGCAGGTCTCGGGCCGGGCGAGCTTCGAACTCGTGCAGAAGGCGACGATGGCCGGCGTCCCGATGCTCACGGCCGTCTCGGCGGCCTCCTCGCTCGCGGTCGACCTGGCCGAGGAGGCGGGCCTGACGCTCGTGGGCTTCATGCGCGGGGAGAGCATGAACGTCTATACCCACCCCGACCGGATCCGGTAG
- a CDS encoding selenocysteine-specific translation elongation factor, which produces MTSHVVATAGHVDHGKSALVRALTGMEPDRWEAERRRGLTIDLGFAWTTLAPDCDVSFVDVPGHERFLGNALAGLGPASAVCFVVAADAGWQPQSSDHRDVIAALGIERGIVVLSRADRADADRIAETELAVRRELAGTGLAGAPLVVTSAVTGQGLDRLRTELLGLLRLLRPLEAPMEFAGDATGGVDGASAGEGSAPGHGHGGTPGAAAGLRLWLDRAFTITGAGTVVTGTLQAGAIGVGDRLRWHGHAGGHGNGHAEPVAVTVRGLQSRGEERERVTAVDRVAVNLRGNTAAGAARGDVLLGPGAWAPTDRLDVRRTWGPGLAGAGPGVRVHVGTAVVAARLRPLDDDYARLTLERALPLLPGDRLLLRSAHSRAVLAGVTALDLHPPLLTRRGDARRRAASLAAADPLAERLAAAGAIAVAELVAEGLVCGEPGGGPDGGPESGPGGSGSENSGPRSGSGAARPPEGVLEIAGHWVSRAAWDGRLERLGALIAAARERDPLGPGPSRGEVFSALDLPASAERGLLDELIARAGFVQQAGRILDPEHAGDLGAAEAAVAEIEARLRFEPFNPPEAGDLAAAGLGPRELAAAERAGRLLRLASGVVLTPDGPARAMAVLARLPGPFTVSEARRELGTTRRVAVPLLEYLDTRGWTRRIDAATRIVNRS; this is translated from the coding sequence ATGACGAGCCACGTCGTAGCCACCGCCGGGCACGTCGACCACGGCAAGTCCGCGCTCGTGCGGGCCCTGACCGGCATGGAGCCGGACCGGTGGGAGGCCGAGCGGCGCCGCGGCCTGACGATCGACCTCGGCTTCGCGTGGACCACCCTCGCGCCCGACTGCGACGTCTCGTTCGTCGACGTGCCCGGCCACGAGCGCTTCCTCGGCAACGCGCTCGCGGGGCTCGGTCCCGCCTCGGCGGTGTGCTTCGTGGTCGCCGCCGACGCCGGCTGGCAGCCGCAGTCGAGCGACCACCGGGACGTGATCGCCGCCCTGGGGATCGAGCGCGGGATCGTCGTGCTCAGCCGGGCCGACCGGGCCGATGCCGACCGGATCGCCGAGACCGAGCTTGCGGTGCGCCGCGAGCTCGCCGGCACCGGCCTGGCCGGTGCCCCGCTCGTGGTCACCTCCGCGGTGACCGGGCAGGGGCTCGACCGGCTCCGGACGGAGCTGCTCGGATTACTCAGGCTGCTCAGACCGCTCGAGGCGCCGATGGAGTTTGCCGGGGATGCCACCGGAGGTGTGGACGGAGCCTCGGCGGGGGAGGGATCCGCCCCCGGCCATGGGCACGGGGGCACGCCCGGCGCCGCCGCCGGGCTGCGGCTCTGGCTCGACCGGGCCTTCACGATCACCGGGGCCGGGACCGTGGTGACCGGCACGCTCCAGGCCGGCGCGATCGGCGTCGGTGACCGGCTCCGCTGGCACGGCCACGCCGGTGGCCACGGGAATGGCCACGCGGAGCCGGTCGCGGTCACGGTGCGCGGCCTGCAGAGCCGCGGCGAGGAGCGGGAGCGAGTGACCGCCGTCGACCGGGTCGCGGTCAACCTCCGCGGGAACACCGCCGCCGGTGCCGCCCGCGGCGACGTGCTGCTCGGGCCCGGCGCGTGGGCACCGACCGACCGGCTCGACGTCCGCCGCACCTGGGGCCCGGGCCTGGCCGGCGCCGGGCCCGGCGTGCGCGTGCACGTCGGAACCGCGGTCGTGGCGGCCCGGCTGCGCCCCCTCGACGACGACTACGCCCGGCTCACCCTCGAGCGTGCCCTGCCGCTCCTGCCCGGGGACCGGCTGCTGCTGCGGTCCGCGCACAGTCGCGCCGTGCTCGCCGGGGTCACGGCGCTCGACCTCCACCCGCCCCTCCTGACCCGCCGCGGGGACGCCCGCCGGCGCGCGGCCTCCCTCGCCGCCGCCGATCCGCTCGCCGAGCGGCTCGCCGCCGCCGGTGCGATCGCGGTGGCCGAGCTCGTGGCCGAGGGGCTCGTCTGTGGTGAGCCGGGCGGTGGCCCCGACGGTGGCCCCGAGAGTGGCCCCGGAGGCAGCGGCTCCGAGAACAGCGGCCCTAGGAGTGGCTCCGGCGCGGCGCGGCCCCCGGAGGGGGTGCTCGAGATCGCCGGCCACTGGGTGAGCCGCGCCGCCTGGGACGGCCGGCTCGAGCGGCTCGGCGCGCTCATTGCCGCGGCCCGGGAACGCGATCCGCTCGGCCCAGGGCCCTCCCGCGGCGAGGTGTTCTCCGCGCTCGACCTCCCCGCCTCCGCCGAACGCGGGCTGCTCGACGAACTCATCGCCCGCGCCGGGTTCGTCCAGCAGGCGGGGCGGATCCTCGATCCCGAGCATGCCGGCGACCTCGGCGCGGCCGAGGCTGCGGTCGCCGAGATCGAGGCCCGGCTGCGCTTCGAGCCGTTCAACCCACCGGAGGCCGGCGACCTGGCCGCGGCCGGACTCGGGCCACGGGAACTCGCGGCGGCCGAGCGGGCGGGGCGGCTGCTACGGCTGGCGAGCGGCGTCGTCCTCACGCCGGACGGGCCGGCCCGGGCGATGGCGGTGCTCGCGCGGCTGCCGGGCCCGTTCACGGTGAGCGAGGCCCGGCGGGAGCTCGGCACGACCCGGCGGGTGGCGGTGCCGCTGCTCGAATACCTCGACACGCGCGGCTGGACCCGGCGGATCGACGCGGCCACGCGGATCGTCAACCGGTCGTAG
- the selA gene encoding L-seryl-tRNA(Sec) selenium transferase has product MPDPRRGIPRTDALLALPAARAAADRLGPNRVRTAVRASQEAARRGELAPEAVEADTLARIAGLESREASSLRPVLNATGVVVHTNLGRAPLSDAARAAVAAASGYTDLELDLRTGRRSRRGEGARAALLAACPAAGDALVVNNGAAALLLAVTALAAGRDVIISRGELVEIGGGFRLPELLTATGARLREVGTTNRTHARDYSGALGAETGCLLKVHPSNFTQAGFVTDVPLTELRGIASEGGVPLVADLGSGLLHPEPVLPGEPDVTSALAAGADLVIVSGDKLLGGPQAGILLGRVDLIDRLARHPLARALRADKLTLAALEATVIALTAMPGPAAATPVMSAVRADPQRLRDRAEALAAALPASLAATVVPHDGRVGGGGAPGVALQGWAVRLPERLARTLRANDPAVLARTHDGACLLDLRCIPEADDDVLQRVVRAALAAPEVLPAPAPDLPTGPSTELPHVPAGGEAR; this is encoded by the coding sequence GTGCCGGATCCGCGCCGGGGCATCCCCCGCACCGATGCGCTCCTCGCCCTGCCCGCCGCGCGCGCCGCCGCCGATCGGCTCGGCCCGAACCGCGTACGGACGGCGGTGCGCGCCTCCCAGGAGGCGGCTCGCCGAGGCGAGCTCGCGCCCGAGGCGGTCGAGGCCGACACCCTCGCCCGGATAGCCGGCCTCGAGAGCCGGGAGGCGTCGTCCCTGCGCCCCGTGCTCAACGCGACCGGGGTCGTCGTGCACACGAACCTCGGCCGCGCGCCCCTGTCGGACGCGGCGCGCGCGGCCGTGGCCGCCGCGAGCGGGTACACCGACCTCGAACTCGACCTCCGCACGGGGCGGCGGTCACGCCGCGGCGAGGGAGCGCGGGCCGCGCTGCTCGCCGCGTGCCCGGCGGCGGGCGACGCGCTCGTGGTGAACAACGGGGCCGCGGCCCTCCTGCTGGCCGTCACCGCGCTGGCCGCCGGCCGCGATGTGATCATCAGCCGCGGCGAGCTCGTCGAGATCGGCGGCGGCTTCCGGCTCCCGGAACTGCTCACCGCCACCGGCGCCCGGCTGCGGGAGGTCGGCACGACCAATCGCACCCACGCCCGCGACTACTCCGGCGCGCTCGGCGCCGAGACGGGTTGCCTCCTCAAGGTGCACCCGAGCAACTTCACGCAGGCCGGCTTCGTCACCGACGTGCCGCTCACCGAGCTTCGCGGCATCGCGAGCGAGGGCGGCGTGCCGCTCGTGGCCGACCTCGGCAGCGGGCTGCTGCATCCCGAACCGGTGCTCCCCGGTGAACCCGATGTGACCTCCGCGCTCGCAGCCGGTGCCGACCTCGTGATCGTCAGCGGCGACAAGCTCCTCGGCGGGCCGCAGGCCGGCATCCTGCTCGGCCGGGTCGACCTGATCGACCGGCTCGCGCGCCACCCGCTCGCCCGCGCCCTGCGCGCCGACAAGCTCACTCTCGCCGCGCTCGAGGCCACCGTGATTGCGCTCACCGCGATGCCGGGCCCGGCCGCCGCCACGCCGGTGATGAGCGCCGTCCGCGCCGACCCGCAGCGGCTGCGGGACCGCGCCGAGGCGCTTGCGGCCGCGCTGCCGGCCTCCCTCGCGGCGACGGTCGTGCCCCACGACGGGCGGGTCGGCGGCGGCGGGGCGCCCGGGGTCGCCCTGCAGGGGTGGGCCGTGCGCCTGCCCGAGCGCCTCGCCCGGACGCTGCGCGCGAACGATCCTGCGGTGCTCGCCCGCACCCACGACGGCGCGTGCCTCCTCGACCTGCGCTGCATCCCCGAGGCGGACGACGACGTGCTCCAGCGGGTGGTGCGCGCCGCGCTCGCGGCGCCGGAGGTGTTGCCCGCCCCGGCGCCCGACCTGCCGACCGGGCCGTCGACCGAACTGCCCCACGTGCCCGCCGGCGGCGAGGCCCGATGA
- the selD gene encoding selenide, water dikinase SelD translates to MEISPETLGAGQSDTTAALRLTDFAHGGGCACKIPPGELEEAVRALAGQDERGVLVGLDDGDDAAAVLVAPDLAVLSTADFFTPVVDGARAWGMIAAANALSDIYAMGGRPVVAINLVGWPRERLPMELLSEVLAGGLEIAQRAGCPLIGGHSIDDPEPKYGLAVTGVADPDRLLRIDAATPGLPITLTKPIGVGILNNRHKATGESFPEAIASMTALNREASEAAIGAGARAATDVTGFGLLGHLHKLCRASGVGAVIEAGAVPVLPGVRSSLAAGYVSGGTRRNLDWVREHLRVGPGVSEEDLLLLADAQTSGGLLVVGELPGHPVIGHTVAGAGIEIR, encoded by the coding sequence ATGGAGATCTCGCCAGAAACCCTCGGAGCGGGCCAAAGCGACACGACCGCGGCGCTGCGGCTCACGGACTTCGCCCACGGCGGCGGCTGCGCGTGCAAGATCCCGCCCGGGGAGCTCGAGGAGGCCGTGCGCGCGCTCGCCGGTCAGGACGAGCGCGGCGTGCTCGTCGGGCTCGATGACGGCGACGACGCGGCCGCCGTGCTCGTCGCGCCGGACCTCGCGGTGCTCTCGACGGCCGACTTCTTCACCCCGGTCGTGGACGGCGCGCGCGCGTGGGGGATGATCGCGGCGGCGAACGCGCTCTCCGACATCTACGCGATGGGCGGGCGGCCGGTCGTGGCGATCAACCTCGTGGGTTGGCCGCGCGAGCGACTGCCGATGGAACTGCTGAGCGAGGTGCTCGCCGGCGGGCTCGAGATCGCGCAGCGGGCGGGCTGCCCGCTCATCGGCGGGCACTCGATCGACGACCCGGAGCCGAAGTACGGCCTGGCGGTCACCGGGGTGGCTGATCCGGATCGGCTGCTGCGGATCGACGCGGCCACCCCGGGCCTGCCGATCACGCTGACGAAGCCGATCGGGGTGGGGATCCTGAACAACCGGCACAAGGCCACGGGCGAGTCGTTCCCGGAGGCGATCGCCTCGATGACGGCGCTCAACCGGGAGGCCTCCGAGGCGGCGATCGGCGCGGGTGCGCGGGCCGCGACGGATGTGACCGGCTTCGGGCTGCTCGGGCACCTGCACAAGCTGTGCCGGGCCTCCGGGGTCGGGGCCGTGATCGAGGCGGGCGCGGTGCCGGTGCTGCCGGGCGTGCGGTCCTCACTCGCGGCGGGCTACGTCTCGGGAGGCACGCGCCGCAACCTCGACTGGGTGCGCGAGCATCTGCGGGTCGGGCCGGGGGTGAGCGAGGAGGACCTGCTCCTGCTCGCCGACGCCCAGACCTCGGGCGGGCTGCTCGTCGTGGGGGAACTGCCGGGCCACCCGGTCATCGGCCACACGGTGGCCGGGGCGGGTATCGAGATCCGCTGA